The DNA sequence GGAGAACTGTTTATGCATTTATCTTCTAACATTCCCTTTTTTATCTGCAGAGAAGTACAAAAATATGTACATATCAGAAGATGCTTCTGAATCTTCCCCTGAGTTCAAGTCTGTTGATTCATCAAATTTAGAAACATTACAGGAGAGCTTAGAATCATCTACAAAGAGCCCTTCATGGGGATCTCTGCAAACACCAGATTCTGTTTATGTAGGGAAATGGAAAGAAAGTCCTTTGACTTCATTACCAGCATCAGTGAACAGAAAGCAATCATCAAGTCGTATAGGCCCCAATTCATCTTTGAGTCCTGCACTCCCTCAAGTTCTTGAATCTGTTAATAAAGAGATGTCAGAGGAGCAGAAAGAGCGTATAGGTTTTGCACAAGtagggagaaagaaaaattttGTGCATGTTGAGAAGATTAATGGAAAGGCAACAAATGTACTTCAAGGGCTTGAGCTATACACTAAAGTCTTTAATGTTGATGAGCAAAAGAAGATTGTCGAGTGTGTTTATGACTTTCAGCGCAGGGGGCAGAATGGGCAGCTTAGAGGTATTTATCACTATAACTTCTTGTTTGATATTTGCTCTATCTGTATAGTGTAAAGTGGGCTCTGATGTATGATTTTTTTTTGTACTTTTTGGCATTGAATCGATATTTTTTTCAATCCTAGGACTAATATGTAAGtaaactcaattttatatttgtttttaGGAATTGCAGAGGGATAATTTCACATTTTAGACTCTTGTAATCCTATCTCAATATTATTGTCTTTTGTCTCCTTGAAAATTATCAGAACGGACATATTCAGAACCAACCAAGTGGATGCGAGGAAAAGGGCGTATCACAATTCAATTTGGTTGTTGTTACAATTATGCAGTGGTAATATTTCTGTCACAGTCCATGTACCACGTTTTAGTCTCAATTCTTTATTAGTTCTACTAACTCAATCTCTTTTCTGGTTGCAGGATAGAGATGGCAATCCCCCGGGTATaattagagatgaagaagttGATCCTTTACCTCCTTTGTTCAAACAAATGATTAAGAGAATGGTTAGATGGCATGTTCTACCTCCATCGTGTGTTCCGAACAGTTGCATTGTCAATATTTACGAGGCCGGGGATTGCATTCCACCTCATATTGATCATCATGACTTTTTGCGACCATTTTGTACAGTTTCTTTTTTGACCGAGAGTAATATACTTTTTGGTTCAAATTTGAAGATTAGTGGTCCCGGAGAGTTTGAAGGTCCTGTATCTATACCTCTACCTGTGGGGTATGCTTCCAACATTCTTATCGCCTTTATTTCTATTTAAACTTTTAGTTTATTATATATACGTTATGTATCTATCATGTGTTtataagagcatctccaacagTGATCCAAAGATCCAAATTTGGGACAGATTACCCCAAATTCTCCTCCAACAGTGATCCAAATGGTGATTCAAATTTGGATCAGTGAATAGTACTGATCCAAATATGAATCACCGTTGTTCACTGATCCAAATTTACTTTAATATGACATAAtgattttattacttttaaaattttagcttttaattagatttaaaattgatttgtGATTAACTAATTTTAGTTTTTTATAGGCTTGTTTAACTACATATACATATATAGCTGATAAGAGATgacacaaatcattttataacCATATATTAGTTCTTCTATTCAGTTTAAACATTCCTTCGTCTTAGATTTTGGTTCTTATATATGTATCCAACATAATTGTAGGTCGGTGCTCATTCTAAATGGGAACGGAGCAGATATTGCTAAACATTGTATCCCCGGCGTCCCAGCAAAAAGGTATGAAGATTTCTCATGAGCCATTAGTTTCCTGCATTGCTTCTCCATTTTTGCATTCTGATTCATTCCAAAATAGTCATTTGTATCTAACATTTTCCACTGCAGGATTTCAATCACATTTAGGAAAATGGATGACAGCAAGCTACCGTACAAGTTTACACCAGATCCGGAGTTGCAGGGTATAAGACCTTTTGTCTCTCATATCTCAAACAATTCACCAGTTCAGAACAAGTTTGAGACTGATGTTATCACTCCTCAATCTGTTCGAAGAACGACGAGCAGTACAACCTTTAGCATGGGAAAAGATGATTTCCCTCCACTCGGAGGGTCAAAATTGGTAAAGCAACGGCCGGGGTCAAGAAGATCTTCATAAACCTTGGTATGGTACCTGCTGGTTATGTTTAATTCATACAATTTTGAGTTGTACCCATTTACATTTTTTCCCTGAATACCTTTTCGAAAGTTGTTAACTTGTTATAAAAAAATTTGATGTTGTAATATTGGTTAATAGACTTGTAAGTTCTTTATTGATATGTTACTAAATAAAACCGATACAGGCACATCACTTGTGTTAATAAAAGATGTGTATCATAATATTGTAATTTTAATGTCTTTGAGGTCCTGTTATTCCGTAAAAAGATGCTTTATCAGAGTAGGGGTTAGTGTTTCGTTATAATTACATATTTCCACGTATAGTTTAAGCACTTGGAATAAACTTTTCTTCGTTCATTCAAAACATGTTTTGTTGAAGTTTGAGGTCATAATaaacaagaaataaaaaaatATGGTCAACCTTTTTTTCTTCACGCCGAGTCAATGCACCCCCACCAAACCGATCCGGGGTCTGGTAAGGATGACAAAAAAGTTTGTTCGATAAAACATTATATTATTTATCCATACTAACTTTACGGCCAGtgtatttttattaatatttttatgttatttaaaattataataaatttatttttaggtcattaagtatatttataaataataataatataaatatttattattggtGAAATTCGAACCTGAATCTTTATAagtaataatataattattttatgtttagcttttCAACCCGTGCAatcttcattaatatttttatattatttaaaattataataaatttctttttagaTTATCAccttattaatatatttataaataataatataaaaatttgtTGTTGTTGGGATTTGAACCTGAATTTTGGGTAGtgtatctatactatattataataaccgtAACGAGCTATAATCTGGTATAAATTATGACACGacaaattgggtactctctaattcatggtgTAAATTATGATTTTGGTAGAGTTGTTTTATGTTTTATAGGGAATAGATTAAAAGCTGATAGGAATATGGTGTATTATGCTATATTTTGTCATTTAATTTTCTATGTTTGTTTTCCTGATACCCCAATTAATCCTTGCTAATCAAATTGTGTCAGTTTTTAAGCTCACCAGGAGAGTTTTCTCAGATCTAATTTGCAAAGCTTCGGAGAAGCTTCTTGCTCCTTTGAGCTTGCCAATGATTGCCCGGAACTTGCTAATTGCAAGGCCTCCTGTGACTTATGATCTGCAAAATCAACAAAGTACTAAGCTGCAGAAAATAACAGTTGGAACGCCACATGTAACTAACCTCATCACTGCAACCCAAACACTTCCACAACACAATACACCTCAGGTGCCTCCCAAAAGACATATGTTCTAAAAAGGAAAAATCAGCAGAGTTGGCTGCTATGGTTATTGTTTCTATTGAAAATCCACAGGACATAATTGTTCAATCTGCTAGACCTTCTGGTCAAAGAGCAagtgctgcaaatgctgatgtaGCACAAAAAAGGGGTTCTgtacaaacttctcattcttctaaaccatcagaatttgttaagAGAAAGTTTGTACCGGCTGAGTcagaatcagaagatgaggacAATGCTAGTTTATCATCTAAGTTCAAGAAGGTAAATCCTGATTCTACTCAGAGTCCAGTTGTACTATCAACTGATGAGGGCACAATTGATGATAATGCTGCTCAAACTGAGTTGAGCCCGAGACAAATGATCAAGATGAAGTTGGTCAAGACTAACTATGCTCAACAACAACTGAAGATCAAACATGAGTTAGCTGAGGAGACAGATACTGATGCTCAACAACGGTCAAATGATGATGCACATGTGATAATTTCTGATTCTCCAATGAAGCCTAACAAGAAAAGAGTGAGGGAGATCACTCATGAGCAAGTAGAGCAATCTGCCAATAGGTTACAGAAACAAGGATTGTTTTCTAGATCAAGCACACAATAACTTGTATCTCAAAGGGGTACAATAGCTACTGCGAATCTTGATCCTGTCCCACAAGAACCTGCACTTCAAAGTAGTGCAACAGACATTGCTGAAATGGAGCCTCTTTCTGAAAAGTCCATTCAAGAATGGCATGATGATGCAACTGCTAAGATAACAGCTGAAGCTGCCAAAGCCATAAATTTTTTCCAGTCTATTGGGAGGCATATTTCTAAGCATAGAGTTGGTTTCAAACTTGGAGTTGCACAGGAGTTAGAAACTGAATTTGAGGAGAGGAGTCCACAAGAACCTGAATGTCAAAGTCATCAAGCAACTCCTGAATCTCCATCCCCACAAGAACCACTACCTCGAAGTGGTAGTGAAGGCTTAACTCCTGATCCAATCATCTTAGTTGTTGATCCTGAAGGAAGGGTTCATCCAACACCCACATCAGCTGAACTTCTTTCAGTTCAACCTTTGGATGTCTACACAGAAGCTGATCCTTCAGAAgcacaaggtataaatattgttTTATCTTTATTATCATTTACTTTAAATACTGATTCTGTATTATCAACATTTATTTTTAGTTCTATAAATCCTGATGAAATGAATGTGATTATACCTTTACAAAGGAATACATCTAGTCATATGATCACaaacaactcttctcagccacctcttaaaTCTGTAGGACAAAATTatctgagcctttcatgtgagaattcgagaaaagatttagagaaaaacagaattaaagagaggcaggatccttaccttggcaaaaggagaggtataTGAGAGTCGGGATTTAGTTAATTCTTGTAAGGAAACTCCGATTATTAAAAGTTATGAGATATGTGGcgtgagaagtagtgagactactttaaaagaacaTAGAGATTTAAGTAATTTTGTTAAAAAATTTACAGGTGCACAAAGTATTAAAGATACAGctgctgaacaacagtctgtaGACCCTCGGATAAACTCTGATATACCAAGTGTTGATATTCTTCCTGCatgtctaagtactgatactttcctgcAGTCCACTCAAACTATAATTACACCTTCTGTTATCCTCCCTATTGCTGCCGTTGATGAAGATGCAGAACAGTCCACTCATATTCACTCCACAATTCCTGAATCACCACCGCACTCTACGGGCACTGAAGTTTTGGAGATAAATGCTGAAACTCCACTTCATATGGCTACAATTATGGAAGATATAAAGTTAAATGTTGATGGTATGGCAGACATTTGGAAACAGCATGGAAGAATATTAAAAATTCTGATATCCTGACTCATCTCAAAGCTTCTACACTGTTGATCAAAACAGTTCAAAATACTCAGTCTCAGGCTAAAGCTCAAATTGACAAGCTCAAGGAATCTTTTCTGGAAACTAAGCTTACTACTTCCCATGAGCTGACCAAATAATTGAGGCCTATCCTTGTTAGACAAGACAAATTGGAAGCCAACCAAGCTAAGTTGAAAGCTACTCAAGCTAAGATGTCTAGTCAACTTGATGAGATACAATAGTCAATGGAGCTCATTGTATGAATCatacttggtgatgatgccaaaaaggggagaaagtgtTGAGTACTTAATTTGGTTTGTCTGCAtaaattgtattcaccccctctatagttgtATTAATGACCTAacaataaaatattaatgaagACACGTGCATGGCACGAGTTATAAAGTTAGTAAATaagaatataaatatttgttgttggtgagATTCAAATCTGAAAGTTTTAgcagtgtataaataataatataaatatttgttgttggcggggTTCGAACTTGGAAGTTTGAGTAGTGTATATTATGTTAGTATTTGAATCTAATGGTGCtgatcacttgattaaaaagatcCGACGGTCATAAATTGGGATAACCAAACTGACCAAAAAAAACATACCAAATTATATCTACTTCcgattattatagtatagtataaacttatctatattatatttatctatctataccattatattcaaaataaaattttaacctttaaaaaaaatattaagaaTTTATAATTTTGTTGAAAGTTCATATGTTCAGCTAATATAGAACCGTTGGATATTTCAGATGAAGCTGATGAGAATCGTTAaatataattctaaaaattattatatatgaaATGTTTAGTTCGAATTCCCTGACAATATATTCAAATTAAcatttgttatttattattaCTAGTTTAAATCCCGTGTGATACACGGcttttcattaatattttaaatttttatttatcctgtcatattataattttaaaatatttatataaatatataataataataaatttataaaaaaaatataggATAACATGTGGTCGTAGTTTAGAGTATACTATATCTAGtaatttaacaatttagtagtttaacagATATATAAAgctatttttttaataatataataagttgtgattgtagtttagtaggataagtagactATGTGTGTAGTAGTTTAATAACTTAGTAATTAAGCatatatataacactatttatttatttttttaataaccaaaattagggaataaccATTAAACCAAATTACACCTGATTCCGGTAGTATAAATATATATGGGTGGAATATCACCGCGCATCTAATCCTCAATTCTTGTTCACCCATTTAGAGCATATGCACCCCTAAAGGCCATCaattcatcaattcatcaattcaatcaatggagttgattactattcatactagaatcacttattttcttaatttttataCACCCATATAACTCCATCAATTCATCAATCCATCAATTACTATTcatcaaataaataattttattatatatcaTAAATTTAATTTCATCTATATTATTTAATGATCCCACAAATAGTATCAAATAATACATTGTTGGATAATTTTAGATTTTTGATAAGATAGtggataaatttaaatttttgataAGATTTTCGTTGAATCACCATTATGACACATGTCATGATCTAGATTTTTAAGATGGAAAATTGTCTATAAATAATATTATGATCTTCATATTATAGCCATCTCAAAATTAATACAATATTTGCAACAATAAATGCATTAAAAAGATTACTGTGTCAGAGACAAAAACACAGTGAATAAGAGACTGAAATTATGAATACCATGATGACCGAAGCGGCGATGATGAAGGAGTTCATCGATACCCCAGATGAACCACAAGGACGAGGCTCAAGACCTGGAAAACTTCTAATCATCCTAGAGAAAGGATATCGAGAGGAAAAAATCTCATGGAAGATTATTTCGTTGATCGTCCAATATTCAATGAGGATGATTTTCGTCGGAGGTATCGAATGCGCCCTCATGTTTTCAATCGCATCATGACCGCTCTTTGCACTCAAGATTCCTATTGGCATCAAAAAACTGATGCAATTGGATTACCGGGGTTGTTACCGCAACAAAAAATGACTCATGCACTACGAATGCTAGCTTATGGTGCATCAGCTGATCAGTGTACTGAAATATATCGAATGGGAGAATCAACCACACTTGAgtgtataaaaaaatattttcaacaAGTGGAAGGACTCTTTGGTGAAGAGTACCTTTGTGCTCCAACACCAACAAATTTACGAAGGCTTCTAACAAGGGGGAACAAAGGGGATTTTCAGGTATGATTGGAAGTATCGATTGTATGCATTGGGAGTGGAAGAATTGTCCAAGCATCTCCCTCGACATTTGAAGGCTCTTCTCGTCTCTTTTGACGTTGGCCTCCACTAGTTGTTTTTGGTAACATTGCATATTATTGAAGATAACTATAAACATCTCTTCTTTTTCGGTCATCCGttgttttcctttcttttttGCATGTTTGGACGCCtttattgttaggtcacacacactgtagagggggtgaatacagtgtataatacaatcaaatcgaactttaatatattaagtaacagaaaacaaactttattgaaacaataaactttgttacagtatggaactgttacctctcagtgatgaacaaatatcacgagagctgctagggttacaatgaataatcttctcgaatatatattaacacttttagtgtaaaccctatgtctgtgcttatatactacacagttacaagataattgctaattgatatggaatataattttgcttcctaaaatatatcaatcagatatcttttcttccaagtattccattcttcacggaattccttcttcatgcatatctcttcttatgtttatcttgatcttctttcctttaatcaactactgtccttctctgatcatccttcagcacttaagttctgatatctaacttctgatgattatctcctgataatataagtactgatatccttaagtcctgacttccagtataagtactgatcaacagttaagtactgatttgtcctgttaagtaagatctgaaatctaaacataaattatattagccatgacattatcaaatatatctaacaatctcccccaacttgtaaattagcataatatacaagtttaacagatatttgatgatgtcaaaaacattaagtacaaatgcatgagaattagactagataactacaacttacagtccttaaagctttaccaatattcaacttctgataacaacttcagtctgtacaaatatcagaatttaagcagttgtagatcttcgacttggcttcatcatctgatctctctgatgtcaggagttgttctgagatagttcttcaacaaacatttctcagcatatctgagttcatcaatcattctccttttggcatctttaagctctgcagtatattcaccagtttgaaagattgcagctctgagatcattgatctttgcttttctcaactcctgatctagtcttatgacatagacATTGTCAGACTCCaaattgaattcaagtcccttaataccaagatatgttctgatctgtgcagtattaggcttcatatcaacaatatcaccattgtgatctctgtactttggaacatatgtgctgtcagacttaacagaataaagccttttctgtctctgaatctgttcttttaagtagtttgcagtagtccctgttattttgtcatccacttgaagtaagaaaagtacatgctccaattcttcaaaatacttcaatggaatggcattttgtcatatatgataaaccctaccatctgtcatgaaatacaacatgatgtattctttcaagtaggtatggtaaaccatctgtacagattccagttgattcaatctctcaggagttgctccaatacctggttcactcaaggaagttggatcattggtagtgttgtgtactcttctttcatcagcacttcccaatccagttttatctcttgcttcctttccagtaactactctagcttcaaaaccacttgcagtagtcttcaaagattgagtctgttttgctttagtgaatcctggtaggagtgtctttgatctatcttctgatatcaagttaacttgagctatgtcagaggttacttgcttcttctgaatatcagaacttacaatttcttgactctgaacaacttgagccatgtcagaggttgttttaagaacttttcttgaagtcagagcaagatcatccttttcatcagtaatttcttcatcctcaggaggtacataaaccttgataggttcaccaaccttttctttacccttggatcttggatctatctgtggttgtgatctagccaatgttgcttcagtatgtgtcatttctttgatcacaatgcctttgagttttggaagtggctttttaccagaagcttcagatttagatgtgactttctctgatttaagtctggcttcttcttcctttaaactttccaagtccattcctggattttcctgaagaaataactgtcttgacatttcctcatcaagatctagaagttcatcagaacttatccttttaccagcagcagaacttattcttttcccagtatcagaacttgtcctgtgactagcttgtcttgatgtgaatcctctaccttgactatgacctctacccattccagagcttccttgatcatctttttcattatcatttcctgtcagtgtcttatcagtcttgcatttggacttaatcactttctccccctttttggcatcagcaggtagtagaagagagataagcaattccactgaggattggatttcagttagttgtgattgctgagaagcttgatttttcagaatttcatcaatctgagcttgttgatgatcttgagtcttctcaatataagcaatcctatcaatggtaggttggaagaactttttcttatcaattttccaaacttgttcctgtttgataaagttctcctgaatcttgtgtagctctgcatgagtagttgaatgaagaccttgtaaatgtttagtactcaatacagtgactctaagctgagttttgaaatcatcagaatttaacatttcatcagctttagtcaagtgctcagcaagatgcttgtcagttggaacacatgaaactgagttccattccttagtccactcctgacctgcacgagtttcactccaaggtactggtgcttctccagtaacaaacttcttaaccagttcagacttaggaagagtctgttgaggagtaagtcctgaaggacctgcttcatcagcatctacagttggagcagcatcaccagtatctccagcatttgcagcatcagaacttaaagaatcagtatcttctgataagacaacagtgtgagtagcaatggaggcttcagcatcctctaattgctgatcttgttctaagttctgatcaacagccatatcctgatgctcacctaaattctgatcatcagcatcttgatgcagagaaggtgttgttgataactctggagtttgaacagcatcagtaacaggtgttgtggaaggaatatttgttgttggagcttctaagagaatgactgcaggcacaaccaagttttgaacatcaatatcagcacttgtgcctggatcaacagaagacacagaaggtgtgttagccttttcagaaacagcttcctgagatggagttgatggagaagaagtgactggagcaaattccttgtcttgtgagatcagagattcctgatccccttccttagctgcttcctcttcatcatctgaaactggcctttttgccctctgtttcttgtatctctttgttgatttggattccttgggagtttcaggaactgtcattcttctaagccgtttgagaagcctagatcccccaattccagaatccttctgagaagtcactttctcagcttcacctacaacaggttctgaagaaggaacttgttcctcagtatcagattcatctctcagtacagtcctcctcctcttttgaggtgtttgaggaatagtttttgtcctctttggcttggaggatgagggttgaacagtctgtgaagtagagagataggatttgagataagtcctgagggtaggttgagtagtatgagtggtaggtgctgaggatgatggtttttgggtgtttgtggttggttggacatcagagtaaacagatctataagtatcaggatcagcatttactaagatctgttttacagaatgaggaatctgtaatggtctaaccacttttttcttagtatcagcatttaccagatcattaaaatatcattttgcaactctaaaaggtggggttgaggaactgactaattgaggttcatcagtacaaaaagtatatataagttgacagaatctagcaaaatagacaatatttctatcctctgtcatcctatccccaataaaaccaattattccagttgcaaaatcaaaatgagtttgatggataatagcataccctatgtgctgactcagaattgggataacatcaaaattcgaacatttgttcccaaaagctttggtgatgcagtcaaagaaaaaactccattctcttctgatattagccctttttaactgcccaaactttgccaaactcttttcatatcccaaatcagccattaactcctgaagtgctgattcctctggagttgaaaaagtacaattttctgggagatgtagagctttgcgtattgtaccaggagtgactgcataagatgaatcacccacttgaaAAACAAcactgggagtgccatgtttaccaccatcatcaaagtgcccagtctgccaaaatgtcagaacttgttgactcgaaaagacttcaagctgagttaatgcatacccaatctcactgtgtgcaagaagatcttgcacaaaatggttgtcacctaacaggcacttttgaatctcaatttttcacatggcacctaaggatttaattattgatggagctaag is a window from the Apium graveolens cultivar Ventura chromosome 1, ASM990537v1, whole genome shotgun sequence genome containing:
- the LOC141666538 gene encoding RNA demethylase ALKBH9B-like; its protein translation is MVGTPTGQLPESVAGDGWLSMISGLEREEMIEILSHGFCDHCQSNMQARVLDLLNKKYKNMYISEDASESSPEFKSVDSSNLETLQESLESSTKSPSWGSLQTPDSVYVGKWKESPLTSLPASVNRKQSSSRIGPNSSLSPALPQVLESVNKEMSEEQKERIGFAQVGRKKNFVHVEKINGKATNVLQGLELYTKVFNVDEQKKIVECVYDFQRRGQNGQLRERTYSEPTKWMRGKGRITIQFGCCYNYAVDRDGNPPGIIRDEEVDPLPPLFKQMIKRMVRWHVLPPSCVPNSCIVNIYEAGDCIPPHIDHHDFLRPFCTVSFLTESNILFGSNLKISGPGEFEGPVSIPLPVGSVLILNGNGADIAKHCIPGVPAKRISITFRKMDDSKLPYKFTPDPELQGIRPFVSHISNNSPVQNKFETDVITPQSVRRTTSSTTFSMGKDDFPPLGGSKLVKQRPGSRRSS